The sequence ataaaatatagtacaataaaatatagtacaatcaaatatataataaataatagaatgaaaaaaatgatatgttgcgacaTACTGTGATATATAATGAGCTTGAATTTATATACCATttcgcatcctctcattctgccatcaacgcattccattgaccaattgtcaccaaagacacacgtgtaggcatgagacAGGAAtctgtgaggaccaagctcaccttgtgacgaccttgatatttagttaaaagattactttgaATTACTTTGacttataaagaaaaaaaatttatatgttGCGCAGTGGTacatagtactactcataataaaccctataatataatataatacaatataatatgatgtaatgcaatgcagtataataccatacaacatatataataaaataaaataatgtaagacgataatatatgaaataatatgctatgatacaatataacagttaatgtcgcaatgtaagttatgctcttttaataataataataataataataataataataataataataataataataataataataataataataataataataataataatacacgatgtaataaacaacagaattatatgttgtaatatactatgataaacactttaGGATCGGCTTTAACTTATAagtcatttcgcaccctctcattctgctactaacgcagaaggcgatagcacccagtcgacgccgttctattgaccaaatgtcatcatagacacacggggaggcatgagataggatcttgtgaggacttagttatctcaccatttgacgaccattttctgttttcaagaaatattgcagataaatcacacgttattacatcgaagCAACGTATTGAGTAGATTACATCAGCTTGACAGAATACTAAGACGATTATGATAgaaaattatgcatcttttcgtgtgATATTACAACCAAcatttgtgatattacatcaaaattgcTGCACATCACTACTCACTACTGATGTTCAgcgattacgatataatatTACAACAATCTTGGTGTCGTtctaaatgttgtaatatcacaCGAAAAGAAACATAATTTCTTATCAGAATCGTTTAAGTATTCAGTCAAGCTGATGTAATCTAGTCAAGACGTTGcttcgatgtaataacgtgtgatttatcttcaatatttcttcaaaacagaaaattattgcttttgatgttcagtacgtctaatATTTTCTTACATCGATTATTAATCACatcgagattgttacaattttttttatttgctttgtATATTCAACTCTGATTGATAATCACatcgagattgttacaattctttttttttgctgtgtagttaAGCCGAGGTAAGGTAAACGGATCTAAAAGTCTCTAATTTGATATAGAAGCTATACGGACTTATAAGCCTGTAATTTAATATAGTCATCAATTTAGGTAAACGCGTAGATCCCAGGTTTGAGTGACGTCTGTCCTCGCTACTAAAGATGGTTGGATCTCGGGTATTTGTACTCGAAACCCGACTCGAACTTGAACTCAATGGATATTTTTTGGGTTAggctacaaaaaaaatgttttttttgttaagATCGGGACCGGTTgccaattttttcattttcaacgggtacGTGTTAAAAAATTTGATCAGGATTCGAGTTTTTTCGGGTTTCTGAGCTTTTTTCGGGTTCAGGTCGAAAGCAAAGATTCATATTTTTTCGTGGGGTACCGGTCGAGTTCGAGTttggaataaaaaataatctccacagaaaaaaataatgaattttacaggtgacagaattctacaaacgatacaattcacaactacttaatttttcaagtgaCGCAATATTAcactcgtacagaattttacatgctccaagtgtaatttgcattcgactaccaagtgccgctgtatggatttatatttatcaactattcaatgaacagatatgagctctgcggcccagtcgagtaaccgatttGCTTGTGATATAATATTTcagggttcaagtcgcgctgctgatatcgatctttttttatttcattcgaattcaagacatgtatatcacaaatttttttcaaactgtgtCGGGTTCAGGTCGGGTACGGTTTCTATGTTTTAgcatacaatgaaaacgatttccggctcatttatatttcatggaaaatacaacaatatgggtatttttggaatgggatTAAATGGGAAATATCcggaaaattatttttgaggtattttggaaatccatgaTGGTGACTTCTggattattgatattccttgaaaccccttacaatatagtTATTccggaacggcattgatgaacAGGTACCGCAAAACAATGTTTAGggtcgttccaaaatccaagatgacgacttccggtttgttcatATTTCttcaaaacccttacaatatggatattttttggACTGATTTGATGTGTAGGTattagaaaacaatgtttgaggtcgtttcgaaatccaagaCTTCCGGTTTATAGATATTCCTTGAATATGGGTACTTTTGGTCCGGACTGGATATTTTCGGATTGGATATTATGAACAGACATCAGAGAACGATATTTTAGTTTCTTTGCCTGGAAACGATGCTTGATGTCGTTTCGAATTCCAAAATAACGGTATATcggtatttcttgaaaaccccttAAGGTGACCATGGCatggcaaccaagaaaccgcctaccctcccactccaccttccgctattttgccctgctcttgatgtaaacaaaccatgaaaaacattttttctacgcgtaggggtaaatatgttgcgtagaattgctactgcaatttggtgacataatcactcatcgtattgatatatgtttacgataatctatcatctctgaagaatgatttgtgcaaaactttttcggaccttcattagaaggtttcttcttagaatgttattatttttcactcacctcaagatttcaactgttgtttatagctctgtgacataagtaagctttatgaaacacttttgagttgttcttcactGGTAAACTTATCATCTGctctaaacattttattataaaacctttgaataactcacaattctggttttgaaaattttccgaaaatcCACGATAAAAAGTTTGCCGGGCTGCTTCAGCattggtaataccacccttttatatcggcagtgatgccatacataattagagaaaaaaatcttgcagtgcactaaaaatggcaatatttttaattagtcgcacattgatatagttaaaattacggatcaaaactactttcgtacgtcaccatctaaaatttcaatatttaaaaaaaaacgataacgttTGCCTAATTTCCATTTCAAATACTGATTCCCCTCCTAGTTATCCGCaaccctgttgtcttatttaccgtcgctatggaatgcaaaaaataaacaaacagttcaagtattgcaatcttttcgAAATGCCTCGTCCATATAAGAATAAGAAAGCAGCGctcattcgcgaaaatcaatagaaaaatagatggaatacgttgatagagtgtgttttgggtagcgagtatgtgcgggactcatcagttcaaacagtgCAAGAACTGCCAGAGTGccggttcaaaacaataccacagAATTTGGAAACTGTACTTgatccaataatttggtatcaataggtaaagttctaaaatattttcgtcaatatagGAAATTATATCTTgaaatttgcatgataaatcttttcagagcaaatagccgatttatcatcaagccctctcgtcaagtgccacttgactgttCTCTGGGTGAGGTTGCTTCCCTATCCGAAAGCGATGATGTAgtcgacaaaatggaaaatgtagaatttgttggtttgtattttttggaatatgtgagcttcatattcaaaaattaaaattaatacaaaaagccattgcaacagagtttgttctgatttcgtgtGGTGTTACTGTACTTAATCCGTCAATGTAACAGCTTCCTTTTAACTttgtaatgtaagaaaaatgccaAGAACCAAACGAAGGCAAATagtaaactatcttctttggcacaatcattatattctcatgattgcaatttgttaactccagaatgagcatgaagatgagataagtccactCTATTCTGCTAGGTgttttgaatagtttcaatgttcatattttgttcttgcaactgtattcctttcagcacacaaatattatCATTTCATTCCActctactcacaaatactattactatatgaaaaagtattgtttcaccaatacttttacatttattttccttggcttcTATCCACGGTCACCTTAAAATAAAGGTATTGTCGGAACAGATTGGATATCAGAACCCGATGTTACAGCTCGTTTCGGAGTTcaatatggtgacttccggtatacCGACATTTCTTCAAAGCCCTCAATAATATTGTAAAGTTTtcgaagaatatcaataaactggaaGATGACATCTTAGATTTCGGATCgacctcaaacattatttttcggTAACTAAACataaccgttccgaaaatatccaaattgtaaaggttttcaaagaacaccaataaatcggaagtcaccatctcgGATTTCAgagccacctcaaacatcgttttccacctgttccgaaaatacccaaattGTAGGGGTCTTcagaaaatatcaataaacaggaTGTCGCAATCTTGGACTTAGAAACGACTATTGATATTAGCTCGTTTGATTTtgagtttccacattcattacactaattttttttacgaagtaaattcctaataacgtaaacttttttaatgaATCAAATCCTAAATAACGTTAGCGTTTTCGGCGAGCTACCTCGACATACGAACCGTTGAACAGCTTGGGTTGACGTTTCAATAGAACGCTGGTTTTGAAAGCCAACTGCCGTCTTATAGAGCCCCGGCTTGGAAGAATTCTATGAGTCAACGCGATCCTAGCACTAGTTATGCAATGGCTCTGTACGCCAATAATCAGATGAGAGCTTCCACAAAATGATTGCAATCAATACCAACTCTAGAGACTTTTACCAAACTACCGAGCGATCAATTAAGAAATTTTTGGCTAACAACTCGAAGAGAAATGACCAGCATTATCAGATTGCAAATTAATAGCAACATTCCTGCCAACCCAATATAACCCAATTTATGAACTGGCGGGCTTCTGTTACAATAggcttcgcaaccgattcctaGATTTATATGATTATTGTTTGACTAATGtctcgattctactgacactaagaacttcCTTCCTGGTCAGGGTTCAATCATACAAGAGCTCGCTTGTGTCTACCAGCACCTTGCTTCCTTCGTTGAGTTAGTAGTAATGCTAACTGCTCTATTATTTTTGTAAGTATAAAAAAAAGCTTTCGAAGTACATTGATAATGATACAACGTTCAACATATGATGCAGCAGTAACAGTTTCCAATCCACTACGATGTTTCAAATGATGAATAAAAGACCCATTCGATTCACATTGATACACGATAATCACTATTCATTTATTCAGTTCTTCCTAAAACAAAAGAAACCGCTCAACGCTTGTTCAAACACGCTCAAACACACGAAATCGCAATTATCACACCATTAACTGCTCCTAATACCGATGTTTCTTGATCTTAATGGGAACCGGTGCCACCGGGATGGGTTCATGGTGAGCAACCGGAGCTGGAGCATGTCCCCCGACTTTCTTCACCTGGATCTGGATTCCACCGTGGGCATCGGTGTGGTACTCGACAATACGGTGGCCACCGTCGGGTTCATCCAAACTGTACGAACCCTTGACGACGTCTCCGTCCCGTTGTTCCCACTGTACCTTGTGGTCACCGGTGTGATCATCCTTAACACCGTACTCGAACTTGTACTGCGCTGGCCCGTCCTTCGGTTCACTGTAATGCTCCGGCTGCTGGGCTACCGGTTTGTATGGCAGGGCGACGGCTACGGCAGCCAAACAGGCAACGACGGCGATAACCTGCGGGTATTAACAACAGTGATGTAATAAAGCAAAGCGAGGGTTTCAATTGCAatgaaagaaagagaaagaaatGATAAACAAACAAGATCAATTGGTGGCGTCCAGTAATTTACCTTGTACATTTTGGATCGCTGACTTGGTTTTTTTGTTCGACTCGTCGAGAGATGGTTGATCGGATGCTGTGTGCTGACTGACTGATGATAGATAGCCACGGCCAGTGAATATTTATAGCGAGATGAGGTGGGCGATAACCGTGGCAAACATTTGGCTCAATTTGGCAAACCAGCGGCAATTTGTAATCATATGTTCAATTAAATTACTGCACAATGCCATACATAGGTGCAGTCATTGAGATGcggtttttgttatttttacattcactaTGAGCTCTTGTGAATGCCCAGGAGGGAAAATACGATGTTGGTTAAGGGAAGTAGTTCTCTGGTCATCTCAGGCCATGACTtccgttttatgtttcattagtTGATTTCAGCAGGTGCTTCAGGAAACATGTTAGTAATTGTAATGTATATTCAAGCCAGGGTTTGATTAAACTGAAATTAGCATTTCAAATGTAACCGAATACCGAGTGGTAAAAACTAATTTCAATAGAAATGGCGCTAACACCAGAGATGCTGTTAATGAATCATAAGACGAAAGAAAGAATGTTGTAAAAAGTTTAGCCTACTGTATTCTTAGAAGTAGTTATAGTCATTTATTTCGGAACATCACCCTTGGTCTGAGCTTTTATTacacttttaaaaaataacCACCAAGATCGCCATCATTTTTTTCCTAAACCTTTGTCACCCTTATCAACACTGGTATTTGCCCTCGCTACCATATGACTAATTATTCAATTCGAATCTATTTTGGTAATGTACAGGTTGCGGTGACCAAAAATTTTTCATGCAAATTAATATTAGTTAAGAAATAAGTATTTCGATACGTTATTTTTTACTTTCTGATTTTAACATCAGAGTCGAAAAAAGTCTACTTTAGCCGGAAATATTGTGCTTTCATGTCCCAGTAAGAAATAGAATAAATCGAAAAAATGTatctaaactgtttgaaatatcTTCATTTTTCACTGATCAATTCGGATTAATTAAAAAATTGTCGATAGGTTTGGTTCTGGTACAGACTATTGATTAGGATTCGTTAAATTTTGCATATTGCTATAGGCACAGGTAGTTTCAATTTTCTCGCAATTAATCATTTGCCATCAGACCTACCGACACTCATTATCATTTTTAATTGCTTCTTGTCTTTCAACCTGATGATTTCGGCGATTTCTTTTCTCGGTCATTTTCGGCTTTCCCTAAGATAATTAAGTGTTCAAAAGCTATTATTTCAAGTCACCCTGAGTATAACACATCACTGAATAAGTCGTGTTACTGATAAACAAATGCACTGTCATTGTCATATCATCCATATGACGTTTATCAAGTATCAACTGCCAAAAGACTATGTATAAAAATCTCATGACAAAAAAAGTGACTTTGAGTGTAGCTATCAGTTGCTTCTTGATCAGAAAATTGTACAAGCTTAGTAA comes from Malaya genurostris strain Urasoe2022 chromosome 3, Malgen_1.1, whole genome shotgun sequence and encodes:
- the LOC131436499 gene encoding cuticle protein 19-like produces the protein MYKVIAVVACLAAVAVALPYKPVAQQPEHYSEPKDGPAQYKFEYGVKDDHTGDHKVQWEQRDGDVVKGSYSLDEPDGGHRIVEYHTDAHGGIQIQVKKVGGHAPAPVAHHEPIPVAPVPIKIKKHRY